The genomic DNA CTCCCGCTTCTAGAAGACAGCCAGGATCCGGTGCGATGCTAGTTATGTAAAGTTGTAAACCACATCCGAAACACCACTTACAAGCCGGTAGATGCACCCAACTAGTGAACATTAGACAATCTTTTTGACATCGTACAACTACTGAGGTCACGCGCTTCAAACAACTGCATTTCACGTCCCGACTCATATCGCAACTTTTTGTGTGCTCttggttttcctttttcctctcGCTGGGACATGTGCTGCTAACTTTCCAAGCAGTTGGGCAGAGCCGGaccaaaaaaattacttttgtaTGTTTCTTAGTGCAAACGAAACAGAAAATTCCAAATCTGTGATTTAATCCTCGAAATATCACCATGGCCCTttggttaaatttttttcctttttttcttataagaaAAGACGTTGCCTTTTAGAAGCGTTTTGATAGATAAATCCCGGAGGTTGCGGTTGAGGCCATGTTAAGCGCATATCCTTCGTTTTCTAACAATTTAGGGAACAGAGGCAATGCCGGTCAGGAACCAAGCAAATGGAGCTGTGGGAGCAGTCTCACGACGACGTTCAAAGTTCTAAGGAAAGATAAGTGAGAGTAGGGAATGAAATAGGAGGGGTCAGTGGTTTCTTAAAGCGAAAGGTCACTCCCAGTGCAGGCACCTTTATTCAAACATTTTCGAGCTAGCCAAGCTGGTGGGAAAATTGACTCCATCGTCACTTGGTCCGATAAACTTGTGTGTTTGGTTCCTTCAAGGCCTTTTTTATTTCCTGAATTCCGCATCTCATATTCTCACTGTTTCAGTACCAATTTGTAAGTTTTCCACGGCCCTTTGAAGTCACGCTGCGCATACAAGTAAGTTTTTCCGGCCTGGACTTGCCGGTGCGATGGTCACCACCATGGTGTAGGCGTCGAGGGAAGAGCAGGTTCGATCTTTCTGAGATTTTGTTGCACTAAGTTGGTCTTGGAGTTGGTTGAGATTTATAAATCATTGGAGTCTGTTGTGGCATTAACTTTTCGGGGttcgttttttatttgatttgatcgTAATGGCGTCGGCTTTGGCCGGAGATGATCTGGCGAGATCCACGAGTAGCCGGCGGAGTTGGGCGTCCTCGAGTTTCCGGGAGGTGTGGACTGCGCCACCGGATGTGTTTAACCGGAGCGGACGCCAGGACGACGAGGAAGAGCTCCGGTGGGCGGCGATAGAAAGGCTTCCGACGTATGATCGATTGCGTAGGGGCATGCTTAGGCAAGTTCTTGATAATGGAAGAGTTGTGACCGATGACGTTGATGTCACCAAGCTTGGGGTTCAAGATAAGAAGCAATTAATGGAAAGTATTCTCAAGGTCGTTGAAGATGATAATGAGAAGTTCCTTCAGAGGCTTAGAGACCGTACTGATAGGTGAATTTCGTGATCAATCTGTttcttccttattattttttttttatggctttaatttgatatggatatttcaactttttaaaaataatttttttgggtgATTCAGAGTGGGAATCGAGACTCCAAAGATTGAAGTCCGGTATGAAAATTTATCCATTGAAGGAGACGTGTATGTCGGGAGTAGAGCACTTCCTACTCTCCTTAATGCTACTTTGAACACAATAGAGGtaggattttccttttatttgtttatttatttcctttcaatCTTTGTTTTGCTGTTCAGAGAATTGGTGAGGAAAATAGAGACCATTGAATCtcgattttctttttatgttttatgttgtTTATGTATCCTAAAGAACTGAAGAACTCTCCTCGGCTCAATTGAGATGTGGTTTGTATTTCCTCAGCTCCAAAACATTTTTGATCTAAAAGTgcagtttcttttctttctattgCATATTCTCTTAATCAAGTGAGGGTTAATGattcagatttttaaaaatttttttattagccTTAATGGCCTTATAGTTTTCCTTAACAGTCCCAAGGAtgtgaaaaaaacaaaagaattttatgCAAGTGAGAGATTATTCTGTATGTTCAATCACAGAGGACTCAATTTTGTCAACAAGGGTTTGTTTGTCCAGTTGCCAACGGTATTGTCAGTATCGTCATGGCCTTTGTCCTGTTCTTTAGTTTTCTTGGGTGGacattattatataaaatgttttgaaaatattaggtAAACTGAATCTGAAAGATATTATTTGACTTAGAATTTTAGATTTCTTACTTACTTTTTACAGTTTTATTTGATTGCGAAGAAGCTAGATGGATAAACTGAAATAGTTAGTGTTGCTCTGAAAACTGATTTGCCTCTATTTTAATTTGTCATGGACAACAGGCAGTTCTCGgattgattcaccttgcaccaTCTAAGAAACGAAAAATCCAGATACTTAAAGATGTTAGTGGAATAGTAAAACCGTCAAGGTAACTTTGAAGTTATAAAGATTTTCCTTCTTCCATTTTGGGTAGGGAAATGATGTTTGCTAACTTAACCTTTACTGAATTTATAGGAAACAAGCAAACATtgcaaaatatttaatattgcaTTGGGTCTTGTATTTGGAAAGTGTTACCTTAGCAATTCCATTCTGTGCTTTATTAATGCTACTCTTCAGCTTACTGATAAAAAAATGTTGAGTTGTTGTCTTCTTGAATGAATCAGATGGTTTTCATTTTCTGCCTTGCAATGGCCTTTAcacatcattttttaatatttgatatggtGATTTTCAGAATGACCCTTCTGCTGGGCCCTCCAAGCTCAGGGAAAACAACATTATTGTTGGCACTTGCAGGGAAGCTTGATCATGATTTAAAGGTGTGTTACCAAATATTGTTTACCATTATCATTTGTCCATGCAGTTGCATAAGCATTTTGAGGTTTATATTTTCCTTATGCCTACTGATAACTTGGAGCTATGAACAGGTATCTGGGAAAGTCACCTACTGTGGTCATGAATTGGACGAATTTATTCCTCAGAGAACCTGTGCTTATATTAGCCAACATGATCTTCACCATGGAGAGATGACAGTAAGAGAGACATTAGATTTTTCAGGACGGTGTTTGGGGGTTGGTACAAGATATGAAATGCTTGCAGAACTCTCAAGACGAGAGAGAGAAGCAGGAATTAAACCAGATCCTGAGATTGATGCATTCATGAAAGCCACAGCCATGTCTGGCCAAGAAACTAGTTTGGTTACAGATTATGTTCTCAAGGTTCACTTTCCCCATATCAAGTTGGTGCACCTCTTTTCTTATTTAACAAGATAAATactgaaatttaattcttaagaaTTTCTAACAGATTCTTGGATTGGACATCTGTGCTGATATCATGGTTGGTGACGACATGAGAAGGGGTATTTCTGGTGGACAAAAGAAGCGTGTCACTACTGGTACGTTTTCAAGACGGTTGTTTTCTTCACACACGATACAATGTTTTAActtcatttttgtttgttaaGCAAAACCATAAATTGCTCCATATAGAATTGTGACTCTCCCTTGAATTCTCTTATGTTCCTGTTTCTTGTTAATTTAACAGTACtcattttattcttgttttctgaTTTCTAATTattcttttagtttaaatgCTTATCAATTCATGTTGCTTTATGGATCTTTTCCAATGGATGAATCAATTCAGAGGTGTTTAGCACTGGTTTCAGATATAGGAATTCTTTCTGTGCACAATACTATTTGGTGATATTCTCAGCTAATGGTCAAAATAATCACTCAATATTTGTGGAAAATTAAGTACTCTCTATTCCTGATTTTAATGGCACAGAAGCACTTATCTCTTGCCCCATTAATTTAGTGGTTAATTGGTTGTCTGTTCTGTCCTGGATTTTGCAGTTtgtttattaacatttttagaTACTCATTGCAGTCTAATAGTGTTTCATTTAACTGGGTGCAGGGGAAATGCTGGTTGGACCAGCAAAAGTTCTTTTAATGGACGAAATATCTACAGGGTTGGACAGTTCCACCACTTTCCAGATTGTCAAGTTCATGAGGCAAATGGTTCATATTATGGATGTAACTATGATCATTTCTCTTCTACAGCCTGCACCTGAGACATATGATCTCTTTGATGACATTATACTACTTTCAGATGGCCAGATTGTCTACCAAGGTCCCCGTGAGAATGTCCTCGAGTTCTTTGAATACATGGGTTTTAGATGCCCCGAAAGGAAAGGTGTCGCTGACTTTCTGCAGGAAGTTACTTCCAAGAAGGACCAAGAACAGTATTGGTATAAAAGGAACCAACCTTATACTCATGCCTCAGTTCCTGACTTTGTGGAGGCCTTCAATTCTTTCCATGTCGGTCAACAGCTTTCTGCAGAGCTTAGTGTTCCTTATGATAAGACCAGAACCCACCCAGCTGCTCTGGTGACTGAGAAGTATGGTATCTCCAATTATGAACTCTTCAAGGCTTGCTTCGCAAGGGAGTGGCTGCTAATGAAGCGTAACTCATTTGTGTACATATTCAAGACCACCCAGATCACAATCATGTCTTTGATCGCCTTGACTGTGTTCTTGAGGACACAAATGCCACATGGAACTCTAGCAGATGGAGGAAAGTTTTTTGGGGCACTGTTTTTCAGTCTCATTAATGTGATGTTCAATGGGATGGCAGAGCTTGCAATGACTGTTTTCAGGCTTCCTGTCTTCTTTAAACAGAGGGATTTCTTATTCTATCCTGCATGGGCTTTTGCCTTGCCAATTTGGGTCCTTCGGATCCCTCTATCATTTATGGAATCAGGGATATGGATCATTCTTACCTATTACACAATTGGGTTTGCTCCGGCTGCCAGCAGGTGGATCAAATGTTTCTCTTTTCTAGTGCATGCCATTTCTTGGCATTATCTGTTTTTAGTGATCATTAAGATTTACTACTAGATGACACCCCTGAATTCCTTTTACTGATGTGGCACATCCATCATTTTAGGTTTTTCCGACAGTTCCTGGCATTCTTTGGTATACATCAGATGGCTCTTTCCCTGTTTCGGTTCATTGCCGCAGTGGGAAGGACACAGGTTGTTGCAAACACCCTTGGTACCTTCACCCTGCTAATGGTTTTTGTGCTTGGAGGATTCATCATTGCCAAAAGTAAGTAGTGATCTCCTTTCACTCAGGTCTTTTTTTGTTGATCCAAGCTGTCTCCCCATACTGGTGGATGTTATTTGATATTTGGTGAAAATATTGGATTTTCTTTGTGGTTGTTAGCTTTGTTgggaaatcaaattaatattagtatttcttttctttatgcCTGCAGATGACATTGAGCCATTTATGATATGGGGATACTATATTTCTCCCATGATGTATGGTCAGAATGCCATAGTCATGAATGAATTTCTCGATGAAAGATGGGCCGCTGTAAGATCTCTGACTAGTTTGAAAAActtgttaattttttctttttagtttgaatctcttcttttgtttattcTCATTGCGATGCAGTACATAAGTGTGTTCAAATCTAATCTTTGTTAGTGATCGCTAATGTTCCAACCCATAAGccatcattaaaatttattatacatTGTCTCAATGCAGCCTAATACAGACTCCAGATTCAATGAACCTACAGTGGGGAAAGTCCTTCTCAAGTCCAGAGGCTTTTTCGTGGATGAATATTGGTTTTGGATTTGTGTTGGAGCACTTTTGgcattttctcttctctttaatgttttatttgttgCAGCATTGACATTCTTGAATCGTAAGTAACCTTATCTTTTTATCATGTTTCttgtttgaaagtaaaaaattcCAGTGTTGATGATccttttttttctgaaaaccaAATTTCAGCTTTGGGTGATTCAAAAAATGCAATCTTGAATGAGGAAGATgacaaaaataagaataaggcATCCTCTGGACAGCACAGCACTGAAGGTTTGGGCCTATATGCTTTCCTCAAAAACATTCAGAGGCAgaacttcaatatttttattatgtaacAACCATGAACTATTTTCAAGACTTTTTGTATCTGTTGGCCTCCCTTTACCTACAACAAGGGTTCATCATGTGTTAAATTACTCTACTTGTTTAATGAAAAAGAGGTTGTCTACTGAAGAAATCATAAAAGGAGCCAGAAAAAAGGAAGTGGATTTCCTGAAgagaaattttttcttattaaaaatagaataaatttttgtgcttttgaattaatattaCAGCTCCTGTCCAATAAGCATTCACTTTCACCTTAGACCAAGAAAGAAAGAGTAAAGATGTTGCAATATTAAGATCCTAAGACTTGAAACAATAGAGCATTGTACTTGAACCAGCAGAACATTGTATTAACTCCCGTGATCATCTTCTTCTGATTGTCTGacaattttgtaaataattacaGGCACTGATATGGCAGTTATAAATTCTTCAGAAATTGTTGGTTCTGCAGAAAATGCACCCAAAAGGGGAATGGTTTTGCCCTTCCAACCCCTCTCACTTGCATTCGAGCATGTGAATTACTTTGTGGATATGCCTGCTGTAAGTCACTCTTTTACAAATACTCCATTCTCTAGTTTTTATAGACATGATTgcattttgaatatttttaatagtCTGCTTTGAAAAATATGGTATCTTGGGAAGTTAGACAATTACCTTTTTATAACCACGATAAGTGCCTCTATATTTTTTGAGATATATGTTTTCTCATTATCAAGCATCTCTATCCATATTCATAAACTTATCTAGTCTGACACTCCTGCTGGGCTGCACTAAGTGATCTTAAAGAAAACTAATATCAGTAAGAAAATACTAAATTGATCATCTATTTCATTTCCACcaatttaaatgattaaaatctgatttttatatttgttcttTTAGTTTATTCCCCTTTCTAAAGTTTGTGTAGAAAATCAAATGGTTCACACTGTTAAATAATATCCTATACGAGTTCTTGTTGGAAAGAAGAATTTGACTGTAGAAGTGAACATTGAGGTGAAAAGTTTGGTCTTCCATACCAGGAAATGAAGAGTCAAGGGGTTGAAGAAGACCGGCTGCAATTGCTGCGAGATGTTAGTGGTGCATTCAGACCAGGGATATTGACAGCACTAGTGGGTGTAAGTGGTGCTGGGAAAACCACCTTGATGGATGTGTTAGCAGGAAGGAAGACTGGTGGCTATATTGAAGGAAGTATCAGCATTTCTGGTTACCCAAAGAATCAAAAAACATTTGCTCGGGTTAGTGGTTACTGTGAACAGAATGACATTCATTCACCCTATGTTACTGTTCATGAATCACTTCTTTACTCGGCTTGGCTTCGTCTTTCTTCAGACGTTGATACACAAACACGAAAGGTATGTTACCTGATCACTAAGGCTTATCTCTTTCTAAGCTTTCATGGAATTTTATATCTCATGGACCCCAAACACTGACTTTCTATTATCTAACAATCCTATTTtggtttctctctctttctttctctcttttctctcatttGTTCAATAGATGTTTGTTGAGGAAGTCATGGAATTAGTTGAGCTCAAACCGCTGAGGGATTCTTTAGTTGGGCTTCCTGGAGTAGATGGTCTTTCAACAGAACAGAGGAAGAGACTGACAATAGCTGTAGAGTTGGTTGCTAACCCATCAATTATTTTCATGGATGAACCAACATCAGGTCTTGATGCTAGAGCTGCAGCCATTGTCATGCGTACTGTGAGAAATACAGTGGATACTGGAAGAACTGTTGTCTGCACAATTCACCAGCCAAGCATAGACATTTTTGAAGCTTTTGATGAGGTATTGGTTGATttcaacaatttcttttttttttcttgaagtttgttattttcatgtttCTCGATGCTGTTATTGTGCTTATTTCAACTTGATATTGGGATTGTTGCAGCTACTGTTGATGAAGAGGGGAGGGCAAGTTATTTATGCTGGACCTCTTGGTCGCCACTCTCACAAACTTGTAGAATATTTTGAAGTAagtgataattattttttccctGTTATTTTGCTTGTACCATTAGCAACCAAACCAAAATGTTTTGTGTCTATGCATGCTCTATGTTCCCTTTCTCACCAAGTAGCAAGTTTTTAACTGCAAGGAGTTACAGGGCTGACTGATATCTTTAAAATGCTATAGGCTATTCCTGGGGTTCCTAAGATTAAGGAGGGTTCCAATCCTGCTACATGGATGCTTGTGGTCAGTGCTTCCTCAGTTGAGGCTCAGATGGAAGTGGATTTTGCCGAAATATATGCCAACTCCTCCCTTTATCAGTGAGTTAAATGCAATACTGTTAGTTGGCAATGATTGTCTTCTTACATCCCTTCTGCTTTTAGATTCAATGTTCTTATTCATTCCCTTGATACACTTTCAGGAGGAATCAGGAACTTATTAAAGAGCTCAGTACTCCACCACCAGCGTCTAAGGATCTTTACTTCCCAACTGAATTCTCCCAACCATTTAGCACACAGTGCAAGGCCTGTTTCTGGAAACAGCATTGGTCTTACTGGAGGAACCCACAGTATAACGCTATACGGTTCTTCATGACGATAGTCATTGGTGCTTTATTTGGTGTTATCTTCTGGAACAAAGGAGAGCAGACGTGAGTTATTAATATCACCAttctttttatccttttttggTTGGCatcattattgttttcttttcaacaAAAGTTTTATAGATGAGCAAAATTCTTGATGGTGATTACTGTCTAGAATTGAAATTGTAGTTGTACCATGTAGTCAATTTGGTTTTGGCATACTGTCAAAAGGAACTTAAAATTTCCTTCATTGTAATTACTCTAGGAGCTTAAAATATTCTATTTCTTCTGCTGGCTGAGAATTTGGTATAAGCATATGTAATTAAcggaaattattttaataacagGACCAAACAACAAGATCTAATGAATCTTTTGGGAGCTATGTATGCTGCTGTACTTTTTCTTGGAGCTACGAATGCTTCTGCAGTGCAGTCTATTGTTGCTATTGAGAGAACAGTTTTCTATCGTGAAAGAGCAGCTGGAATGTATTCTCCACTGCCTTACGCATTTGCTCAGGTAACTCAGCACAAttgttctccatttttttccgGGTGGGAGCTGAAACTGATTGTGCTTATTTTTCTCCTAGTACTTTGAGTGAAAAGCAAATGAAAATTACTTGTT from Vitis riparia cultivar Riparia Gloire de Montpellier isolate 1030 chromosome 8, EGFV_Vit.rip_1.0, whole genome shotgun sequence includes the following:
- the LOC117920842 gene encoding pleiotropic drug resistance protein 2-like, with the translated sequence MASALAGDDLARSTSSRRSWASSSFREVWTAPPDVFNRSGRQDDEEELRWAAIERLPTYDRLRRGMLRQVLDNGRVVTDDVDVTKLGVQDKKQLMESILKVVEDDNEKFLQRLRDRTDRVGIETPKIEVRYENLSIEGDVYVGSRALPTLLNATLNTIEAVLGLIHLAPSKKRKIQILKDVSGIVKPSRMTLLLGPPSSGKTTLLLALAGKLDHDLKVSGKVTYCGHELDEFIPQRTCAYISQHDLHHGEMTVRETLDFSGRCLGVGTRYEMLAELSRREREAGIKPDPEIDAFMKATAMSGQETSLVTDYVLKILGLDICADIMVGDDMRRGISGGQKKRVTTGEMLVGPAKVLLMDEISTGLDSSTTFQIVKFMRQMVHIMDVTMIISLLQPAPETYDLFDDIILLSDGQIVYQGPRENVLEFFEYMGFRCPERKGVADFLQEVTSKKDQEQYWYKRNQPYTHASVPDFVEAFNSFHVGQQLSAELSVPYDKTRTHPAALVTEKYGISNYELFKACFAREWLLMKRNSFVYIFKTTQITIMSLIALTVFLRTQMPHGTLADGGKFFGALFFSLINVMFNGMAELAMTVFRLPVFFKQRDFLFYPAWAFALPIWVLRIPLSFMESGIWIILTYYTIGFAPAASRFFRQFLAFFGIHQMALSLFRFIAAVGRTQVVANTLGTFTLLMVFVLGGFIIAKNDIEPFMIWGYYISPMMYGQNAIVMNEFLDERWAAPNTDSRFNEPTVGKVLLKSRGFFVDEYWFWICVGALLAFSLLFNVLFVAALTFLNPLGDSKNAILNEEDDKNKNKASSGQHSTEGTDMAVINSSEIVGSAENAPKRGMVLPFQPLSLAFEHVNYFVDMPAEMKSQGVEEDRLQLLRDVSGAFRPGILTALVGVSGAGKTTLMDVLAGRKTGGYIEGSISISGYPKNQKTFARVSGYCEQNDIHSPYVTVHESLLYSAWLRLSSDVDTQTRKMFVEEVMELVELKPLRDSLVGLPGVDGLSTEQRKRLTIAVELVANPSIIFMDEPTSGLDARAAAIVMRTVRNTVDTGRTVVCTIHQPSIDIFEAFDELLLMKRGGQVIYAGPLGRHSHKLVEYFEAIPGVPKIKEGSNPATWMLVVSASSVEAQMEVDFAEIYANSSLYQRNQELIKELSTPPPASKDLYFPTEFSQPFSTQCKACFWKQHWSYWRNPQYNAIRFFMTIVIGALFGVIFWNKGEQTTKQQDLMNLLGAMYAAVLFLGATNASAVQSIVAIERTVFYRERAAGMYSPLPYAFAQVSIEAIYVAIQTIVYTLLLYTMIGFDWKVGKFLWFYYYILMCFIYFTMYGMMVVALTPGHQIAAIVMSFFLSFWNLFSGFLIPRPQIPVWWRWYYWASPVAWTLYGLVTSQVGDKNALLEVPGSGNVPLKLFLKESLGFEYDFLPAVAVAHVVWVALFFFVFAYGIRFLNFQRR